A genomic window from Lotus japonicus ecotype B-129 chromosome 1, LjGifu_v1.2 includes:
- the LOC130712403 gene encoding protein TAPETUM DETERMINANT 1-like, producing the protein MEPQLLQRVVAAIIVTVLLFSVTLLADSCSGALAGILSRRLTEQINKTLHSQHRKLLRSGTEMVEPERIWGDNECDKSDIVINQGPTTPLPSGIPTYTVEIMNMCDSGCDISAIHLNCGWFSSARLINHKVFKRLHYNDCLVNDGRPLINGGIISFQYANTFPYPLSVSSVACVPLK; encoded by the coding sequence ATGGAACCGCAACTGCTTCAACGCGTCGTCGCCGCCATTATCGTTACCGTCTTACTCTTCTCCGTAACCCTTCTAGCAGATTCATGCAGCGGCGCTCTCGCCGGAATCCTATCCCGGCGGTtaacggaacaaatcaacaaaacGCTCCATTCTCAGCATCGCAAGCTTCTTCGTAGTGGGACTGAAATGGTTGAACCTGAGAGAATATGGGGTGACAACGAGTGCGACAAGTCTGATATTGTGATCAACCAGGGCCCCACGACGCCGCTACCGAGTGGTATTCCGACCTACACGGTGGAGATTATGAACATGTGTGACAGTGGATGTGACATCTCCGCCATTCACCTCAACTGTGGCTGGTTCAGCTCTGCACGACTCATCAACCACAAGGTGTTCAAGCGCCTCCACTACAATGACTGCCTTGTCAATGATGGCAGACCCTTGATCAATGGGGGCATCATTTCTTTTCAGTATGCTAATACCTTCCCATACCCTCTATCTGTTTCCTCTGTTGCCTGTGTGCCTTTGAAATAA